From Alosa sapidissima isolate fAloSap1 chromosome 7, fAloSap1.pri, whole genome shotgun sequence, the proteins below share one genomic window:
- the LOC121713852 gene encoding disheveled-associated activator of morphogenesis 1: MEKSIVQGVPQLSNEMQLSIMNKVKSGELSIDDAIDQARKNNLELFQQKEKQATQYNFSVHKFNRYRWQKRVLQVDFNTKMVCSIEKGIIKRQLPFACVKNCHDGTGTKFSISFKGRHDYELEATSMQEKQKMLQLVSQIIHSNIYSQSADRLEDVYQMPPDPKSLRQGQLLLQKGGMASFKWKRYEAHLHAGQLTLLSTNDGDAVSSSTLPIVIHFSDGKARVETSHSFDTFTLHTHCSAYQFRVPMTDVMKTADIQTERDSWVQAIGKLCMNWKCCSQSEPMYADLKKLRASRTVTGLLQHSEDGALSGTLLPSTEEVSDGEESTALTSVRAFPLPPTPPLAKPCSPVCLPTMPSTSPLYSDLHPVAPSPPVPAPPPLPRKNPLPEDRTKAFHWDLLPQDKIDKSFWTHGVSGKAKIDTFLLFEQFKVKVSENVADSVDSSHHIEIMLNQKIAHNFNIFLKSFPVQPKELREKLCIINEKDGGLSDEQIASLRRYVPTVEDVEMYKSYKGVASDLHIVDQYMLEMCNISFLSSRLDLLLTLRELPITMEDLEPLINQKIRMCQQLIGSQTFVCVLEYLLAVGNYLNEHAGRDKAKAFRLSSLTKLSQLRGVERHVTLLHALVEQIVLHEPGLATFPSELAEFDTVPGASIKGLTAEIDVVKNELQKALQYKKSYSKKNPIPQHPKFSKDLKAAIEKYNMDLQQLTKKSEEMRKIYSDILVKFGEAADQDSQELFGWVCQFITEFKKAHAELSK; the protein is encoded by the exons G CTTAGTAATGAGATGCAGCTGAGCATCATGAATAAAGTGAAGAGTGGAGAACTGAGCATTGATGACGCAATCGATCAGGCCAGAAAAAACAACCTGGAGTTGTTTCAACAGAAG GAAAAACAAGCCACACAGTATAACTTCAGTGTCCACAAATTCAACCGGTATCGCTGGCAGAAACGTGTACTTCAA gtTGATTTTAATACAAAGATGGTTTGCAGCATAGAGAAAGGTATCATAAAACGACAGCTGCCATTTGCCTGTGTGAAAAACTGCCATGATGGAACAGGCACCAAGTTTTCCATTTCGTTCAAGGGTCGCCATGACTACGAACTAGAAGCCACATCTATGcaggaaaagcaaaag ATGCTGCAGTTAGTGAGTCAAATAATCCACAGCAACATCTACAGCCAGTCAGCGGACCGTCTAGAAGATGTGTACCAAATGCCCCCAGACCCAAAGAGCCTCCGCCAAGGCCAACTCCTCCTACAGAAGGGTGGCATGGCCTCTTTTAAATGGAagag GTATGAGGCTCACCTTCATGCTGGTCAGCTGACTCTCTTGTCTACAAATGACGGTGATGCGGTCTCCAGCTCCACTCTGCCCATCGTCATCCATTTCTCGGATGGAAAGGCTAGAGTAGAGACGTCACACTCCTTCGACACGTTTACACTTCACACACATTGTAGTGCATACCA GTTCAGGGTACCTATgacagatgtaatgaagactgcTGACATACAAACAGAGAGGGACTCATGGGTTCAGGCTATTGGAAAACTGTGTATGAACTGGAAATGCTGCTCCCAGTCTGAGCCAATGTATGCAGACCTTAAAAAGCTGAGGGCATCCAGGACAGTCACAGGCCtcctgcagcattctgaagatGGGGCTCTCTCCGGCACTCTGCTACCGTCAACGGAGGAAGTATCTGACGGTGAGGAGTCCACAGCCCTTACCAGTGTCAGGGCTTTTCCACttccaccaacaccaccactggCAAAGCCTTGCAGCCCAGTGTGCTTGCCCACCATGCCTTCAACATCTCCCTTGTACTCAGACCTGCACCCTGTGGCACCATCTCCTCCGGTGCCAGCCCCACCTCCACTACCCAGAAAGAATCCCCTGCCAGAGGATCGCACCAAAGCCTTCCACTGGGATTTGCTGCCCCAGGACAAG ATTGACAAATCCTTCTGGACACATGGCGTCAGTGGAAAGGCTAAGATTGACACCTTTCTGTTGTTTGAGcagttcaaagtcaaagtctcagAAAACGTTGCTGACAGTGTGGATTCGAGCCATCACATAGAAATCATGTTGAACCAGAAGATTGCACACAACTTCA ACATTTTCCTCAAAAGTTTCCCAGTGCAGCCAAAGGAGCTGCGCGAAAAGCTGTGTATCATTAATGAGAAGGACGGCGGCCTATCTGATGAGCAGATTGCCTCTCTCAGGAG ATATGTGCCGACTGTGGAAGATGTGGAGATGTATAAATCATACAAAGGAGTAGCCTCAGACCTGCACATAGTGGATCAGTACATGCTAGAG atgtgCAACATCTCGTTTCTGAGCTCTCGCCTAGACCTGCTACTCACACTCAGAGAGCTGCCCATTACCATGGAGGACCTGGAACCG TTGATTAACCAGAAGATCCGTATGTGCCAGCAGCTGATTGGCTCTcagacatttgtgtgtgtgctagagtaCCTGCTGGCTGTTGGTAATTACCTGAATGAACATGCAGGCAGAGACAAGGCTAAAGCATTTCGGCTCTCGTCCCTTACTAAA CTCTCTCAGTTGCGTGGGGTGGAGCGGCACGTCACCTTGCTGCATGCCCTTGTGGAGCAGATCGTGTTGCATGAGCCAGGCTTGGCCACCTTCCCCTCCGAGCTTGCAGAATTTGACACTGTCCCGGGGG CTTCCATCAAAGGCCTGACAGCAGAGATAGACG TTGTGAAGAATGAGCTTCAGAAGGCTCTCCAGTATAAGAAGAGCTACAGCAAGAAGAACCCCATTCCCCAGCATCCCAAATTCTCCAAAGACCTAAAG GCAGCCATTGAGAAGTACAACATGGATCTGCAGCAGCTGACAAAGAAAAGCGAGGAGATGAGGAAGATCTACTCTGACATCTTG GTAAAGTTTGGGGAGGCAGCTGACCAGGACTCCCAGGAGCTGTTTGGCTGGGTGTGCCAGTTCATCACTGAATTCAAGAAAGCCCATGCAGAGCTCTCAAAATGA